A single genomic interval of Zobellia nedashkovskayae harbors:
- a CDS encoding ferritin-like domain-containing protein, producing the protein MNSDIKEIEDSINDIIQKNEDAIKGYQKATENATEIGLKSYFQTKSIERRNFLVSLKAAVPDLKTRDEVDGSVTGAMHRAWMDVKTFFAGDNDEAMLEEAIRGDNAAIEEYNEVLADTHLPLEAASVIRKQRDWLMDDLKTIKTLEDVR; encoded by the coding sequence ATGAATAGCGATATAAAAGAGATTGAAGACAGTATAAATGACATTATACAAAAGAACGAAGACGCCATAAAGGGGTATCAAAAAGCAACGGAAAATGCTACAGAGATTGGGTTAAAGAGTTACTTTCAAACCAAATCTATTGAACGCAGAAATTTCCTGGTTTCACTTAAAGCAGCGGTCCCAGATTTAAAAACGCGGGATGAAGTAGATGGTAGTGTCACCGGAGCTATGCACAGAGCATGGATGGACGTTAAGACCTTCTTTGCCGGAGATAATGATGAAGCCATGTTAGAAGAAGCTATACGCGGAGATAACGCTGCTATAGAGGAATATAATGAAGTATTGGCAGATACACATTTGCCATTAGAGGCGGCTTCTGTAATTAGAAAACAACGCGATTGGTTAATGGATGATTTAAAGACCATTAAAACGTTAGAAGACGTTAGATAG
- a CDS encoding phospholipase A, with translation MKFKISILILIGLQFLTSDLSGQTLTREEVRDTMQLIPRFSIHNDNYFATGVPTNKSINSSTADAKYQISFKQIISRNTLPWDTYAFLTYSQKSFWDIYKDSYPFDEINFNPTIGVEKAFYDSEDRINGWGSLVFEHESNGRDSIYSRSWNRISAQYSRLLGPKTMLHVRGWIPFGYKSGNPDLIDYVGLGEIKLSHDIIADKLLFEVKVRKGLSNDAKGMIRTRLHYSPFKYPSNQYFMIEWFAGHAENLIDYEEYKSMIRLGYVIKSNEFNILKRKRKQF, from the coding sequence ATGAAATTTAAAATCTCAATATTGATTTTAATAGGGCTACAATTTCTAACTTCGGACCTAAGCGGGCAGACGCTAACACGAGAAGAAGTTCGAGATACCATGCAACTAATTCCCAGATTTTCTATTCACAACGATAATTATTTCGCTACCGGAGTTCCTACCAATAAAAGTATAAACAGTTCTACTGCCGATGCCAAGTACCAAATTAGCTTTAAACAAATTATAAGCCGTAACACTTTACCTTGGGATACATACGCATTCCTAACTTACAGCCAAAAATCTTTCTGGGATATCTATAAAGATTCATATCCTTTTGATGAAATTAACTTTAATCCAACTATAGGTGTTGAAAAAGCCTTTTATGATTCTGAAGATAGAATAAATGGGTGGGGCTCATTAGTATTTGAGCATGAATCCAATGGCCGCGACAGTATCTATTCTAGGAGTTGGAACCGCATAAGCGCTCAGTACTCTAGACTTTTAGGCCCCAAGACTATGCTACATGTTAGAGGCTGGATACCTTTTGGTTATAAATCTGGTAATCCAGACCTAATTGATTATGTAGGTTTAGGAGAAATAAAACTGTCACACGATATTATTGCAGACAAGCTTTTATTTGAAGTTAAGGTCAGAAAGGGGTTAAGTAATGATGCCAAAGGTATGATACGAACTAGGTTACATTATAGTCCATTTAAATATCCCTCTAACCAATATTTTATGATTGAGTGGTTTGCCGGGCATGCGGAAAACCTTATTGATTACGAAGAATACAAAAGTATGATCAGATTAGGATATGTTATAAAAAGTAATGAATTTAATATCTTAAAACGAAAGAGAAAGCAATTTTAA
- a CDS encoding tetratricopeptide repeat protein — MSKRLIPTYGLIIIFLLSGFSLNAQDSSIPLNASIVHTDTLAVRPNVHNIDSLKSAIASGLIKGDTLKSVWTLLKLMDAYSHQAQYAKAYETVWSALTLVDSSDKKVIKSHIYRRLGAMYSYNKRKEEALKYLQMSLDIMKEQVEKGTMPKASLAHSYYTFSYTYRGLDEPEMAKKYLDSCYIYYGDVPDKIALPYLKFEESYVLREEQKYEEAMQTLAEIEPWFQNNTPSYLVLVYAYWAVIYKRLGNVDKTIEYYKKALIISDKYQSHIDFTPFIYEKLSDNYRQNGNYKEAYQCLNKARTLNAKFFDGRSQNNIPLMEIKNEYRLEKERQQEVIRQQRMEKLEQQDKILLLQRIILGTSLIFVVIIGFVYVKHIRSKHRAEKLLMQKTKALEMEQANELLETKNKELAASTLQLVEKDEFLKRLKTELRGEDGTVKVSEINRVLKSISVGNANNWEEFKLRFTDVNKNFYEKLNNTYPNLSQTDQKICALIKLNLSSKDMARLLGISTKSVHTTRHRLRKKMELQRSDNLEELISAL, encoded by the coding sequence TTGTCAAAAAGACTTATCCCCACTTACGGTCTTATTATTATATTCCTGCTTTCTGGTTTCTCCCTTAACGCCCAAGACTCTTCCATTCCCCTCAATGCATCTATTGTTCATACGGATACACTCGCAGTTCGTCCTAATGTACATAACATAGATTCCTTAAAATCAGCCATTGCTTCAGGCCTAATTAAAGGTGACACCCTAAAATCTGTTTGGACGTTGTTAAAACTTATGGATGCTTATAGTCACCAAGCACAGTATGCTAAAGCTTATGAGACTGTTTGGTCTGCTTTAACCTTAGTAGACTCTTCTGATAAAAAAGTAATAAAATCTCATATTTATCGAAGATTAGGGGCTATGTACAGTTATAATAAAAGAAAGGAAGAAGCTCTTAAATATTTACAGATGTCACTAGACATCATGAAAGAACAGGTAGAAAAAGGAACAATGCCAAAAGCCTCATTGGCTCATAGTTACTATACTTTTAGCTACACCTATAGGGGGTTGGATGAGCCGGAAATGGCAAAAAAATACTTGGATAGTTGTTATATATATTATGGCGATGTACCTGACAAAATTGCTTTACCTTATTTAAAATTTGAAGAATCCTATGTTTTAAGGGAGGAGCAAAAATATGAGGAAGCCATGCAAACACTTGCTGAAATAGAACCATGGTTTCAAAACAATACACCCTCCTATTTAGTACTTGTATACGCATATTGGGCGGTTATCTACAAGAGACTTGGTAATGTTGACAAAACCATAGAATATTATAAAAAAGCTCTTATAATTTCAGATAAATACCAGAGTCATATAGATTTTACTCCCTTCATTTATGAAAAACTTTCGGATAACTATAGACAAAATGGAAATTATAAAGAAGCTTACCAATGCTTGAATAAGGCAAGAACCTTAAACGCAAAATTTTTTGATGGGAGAAGCCAAAATAATATTCCTCTCATGGAGATTAAAAACGAATACCGTTTAGAAAAGGAGCGCCAGCAAGAAGTGATACGCCAGCAACGTATGGAAAAGTTAGAGCAACAAGATAAAATCTTGCTGCTACAGCGAATTATCTTGGGGACTAGCCTCATATTCGTGGTTATAATAGGTTTTGTCTACGTAAAGCACATTCGGTCTAAACACAGGGCTGAAAAACTTTTGATGCAAAAGACAAAAGCGCTCGAAATGGAACAGGCAAATGAACTTCTCGAGACCAAAAACAAAGAGCTAGCTGCCTCAACACTTCAGTTGGTTGAAAAAGATGAGTTTTTAAAAAGGTTAAAAACTGAATTACGAGGCGAAGATGGCACGGTAAAGGTCTCAGAAATTAATAGGGTTTTAAAGTCCATTTCTGTTGGTAACGCCAATAACTGGGAGGAGTTTAAACTTCGGTTTACAGATGTAAATAAGAACTTCTACGAAAAACTAAATAATACATATCCTAACCTAAGCCAAACAGATCAAAAAATTTGTGCTTTAATCAAACTAAACCTTAGCAGTAAGGACATGGCCCGCCTATTAGGTATTTCAACTAAATCTGTGCATACCACGCGACATCGTCTCCGTAAGAAAATGGAGCTACAGCGAAGTGACAACCTTGAGGAACTAATCTCTGCGTTATAA
- a CDS encoding alpha-L-fucosidase: MRTIYLVLVLMLTLNLVSAQEKSYEGDWQSLRNHETPEWFRDAKFGIYCHWGPYSVPAYENEWYSHWMYTSPNNPEHKQGKRFYEHHVKTYGPLNEFGYKDFIPMFKAGRFDAAEWADLFEKAGAKFAGPVSEHADGFAMWDSKLTRWNSKNMGPKRDIMGELSKEIRKRDMKFIATYHRQWLFGWYPTWDESTDAADPQYADLYGPKLKKGDFQYPFSTKEIDEGSERYYPVGDKKFNEEWLDRLKEIVDNYSPDLVWFDNKVDVIDEAYRKEFLSYYYNHGVNNDQEVVATYKFYDFAKGTAVLDVERARMSEMKDFPWLTDDSIDWKAWSDISNPDYKSTNRIIDFLVDVVSKNGCLLLNITPKANGEIPAPVQERLLEIGEWLSQNGEAIYGTRPWEVYGEGSAKVTEGHLSERKNPDNTADDIRFTVKGDALYAIQLDWPKSGETVIRSLGTERGLLKKEIKSIELLGASQELEFINKPDGLHIILPNVPVGKHAFVFKITY, translated from the coding sequence ATGAGAACTATCTATTTAGTATTGGTATTGATGTTGACCTTGAATTTAGTTTCTGCACAAGAAAAGAGCTATGAAGGGGATTGGCAGTCTTTGAGAAATCACGAAACTCCCGAATGGTTTAGAGATGCAAAATTTGGTATATACTGTCATTGGGGGCCATACTCCGTTCCAGCCTATGAGAATGAATGGTATTCACATTGGATGTATACATCTCCTAATAACCCAGAGCACAAACAAGGAAAACGTTTTTACGAGCATCATGTTAAAACTTACGGACCGTTAAACGAGTTTGGTTATAAAGATTTTATTCCCATGTTTAAAGCTGGAAGATTTGATGCTGCAGAATGGGCCGATCTCTTTGAAAAAGCGGGTGCTAAATTTGCAGGACCGGTATCCGAACATGCAGATGGGTTTGCTATGTGGGACAGTAAACTTACCCGTTGGAACTCTAAAAATATGGGGCCTAAAAGGGATATCATGGGAGAACTGTCAAAAGAGATTAGAAAAAGAGACATGAAATTCATAGCCACATATCACCGCCAGTGGTTATTTGGTTGGTACCCAACTTGGGACGAATCTACCGATGCCGCAGACCCGCAGTACGCAGATTTATATGGTCCAAAGTTAAAAAAAGGTGATTTTCAGTACCCTTTCAGTACTAAAGAAATTGATGAAGGTTCCGAACGGTACTATCCCGTTGGTGATAAAAAATTCAATGAAGAGTGGTTAGACAGACTAAAAGAAATTGTAGATAATTATAGTCCTGATCTTGTTTGGTTTGATAATAAGGTTGATGTTATTGATGAGGCTTACCGAAAAGAATTTCTATCCTACTATTATAACCACGGAGTTAATAATGACCAAGAAGTAGTTGCTACTTATAAATTCTATGATTTTGCAAAAGGCACGGCAGTTTTAGATGTAGAGCGCGCAAGAATGAGCGAAATGAAAGATTTTCCATGGCTAACAGATGACTCTATTGATTGGAAAGCATGGAGTGACATTAGTAATCCCGATTATAAAAGTACAAACCGTATTATAGATTTTTTAGTAGATGTGGTCAGTAAAAATGGTTGTCTGTTGTTAAATATTACACCTAAAGCAAATGGTGAAATACCTGCTCCAGTACAAGAACGCTTGCTGGAAATAGGGGAGTGGTTGAGTCAAAACGGAGAAGCTATTTATGGTACTAGGCCTTGGGAAGTATATGGAGAAGGGTCTGCAAAAGTAACTGAGGGTCATTTAAGTGAGCGCAAAAATCCGGACAATACAGCAGATGACATTCGGTTTACGGTTAAGGGAGACGCTTTATATGCCATACAATTAGATTGGCCAAAATCTGGTGAGACGGTCATAAGAAGCTTGGGTACGGAACGTGGCTTGCTTAAAAAAGAAATCAAATCTATTGAACTATTGGGAGCATCACAAGAACTAGAATTTATTAATAAACCGGATGGTCTGCACATAATTTTACCAAATGTTCCCGTTGGTAAACATGCCTTTGTTTTCAAAATTACCTATTAA
- a CDS encoding SusC/RagA family TonB-linked outer membrane protein, which translates to MNFKHIFHFKSFTFQMGLFLVFCLSTMAAQSQSVSGTVYADDAPLPGVSVVVKGTNNGAVTDFDGLYTINAESNAVLVFTYIGFKSKEVAVGGKQTIDVTLQEDVSALDEVVVIGYGAQKKKELTGAVAQVKSEELLKTSTSDIGAALQGQIAGVNVTASSGAPGSEANVMIRGLTSINGANRPLYVVDGIPFDGDPKLSINEIETIDVLKDGASAAIYGTRGAAGVILITTKKGKEGQMKIAVDSYYGLQTITSATPLLNVEDKLYVQFLQGSALNSSSYGNTWTTIEQSPHFLTNNTDLVQLVQNDMAPIQNHSLSLSGGKDGLTYNVTGNYFDQEGVIIKSGYDRFNVRANTQFVKGKWNITTGLSFRVENREHAPWGLLGDAIKYTAYSPNIDPGSSVLDNAGPDGNGATNLSYLGYRFLQEDNQENNYFDGNLSLTYSFTDNLKFTSRIATSYDNGTRITINPKFTAYRDDGTEVTSQRSKVRNMSSLAKKFTWENILNYQKSFGDHNINFTGVYSSEKYNYSEFFAEKSDLASNDVVVLNGATSDPNVGSGNNQWTQDRESTLIGMLARLQYNYKGKYLLSAAVRRDGSSRFKEEPWGVFPSVSAGWNVSDEKFWNPLKSTVSSFKLRASRGTTGNQGIADYSYTPTITLDNDYVLGVATNQNLILGATQTGFANPKVRWETSVSLNGGFDMGFFDNKLTLSGDIYETKKQDMLFPVLLPPTAGGGNNAEVVLNVGDMTNKGVEFAMNYQHSGKVSWNAGLTYTRNDNIITKMSGSNKIIYFDDSSISGHDNDQDLVTALAEGYEGGAFFLVETAGTIKTEEELATYQAIVPDAKIGDLKYVDFDKDGTIGIGDRQYMGSGTPEFEMGFNFSANYKALDFSMQWYGSFGAEIINGNKALAYKVGNHQDLVYQWTPQNSTSDIPVNRNATHNNYRGQTDYWLDDGTFVRLRNISLGYTIPRDYTEKLGITKFRIYVAAQNPLTITKYDGYDPEVGNNGLSTRGIDKGTYPVSSQIRTGLQIEF; encoded by the coding sequence ATGAATTTCAAACACATTTTTCATTTTAAATCCTTCACTTTCCAAATGGGATTGTTTTTGGTCTTTTGTCTAAGTACAATGGCCGCACAATCTCAAAGCGTTAGTGGAACGGTATATGCCGATGATGCCCCTTTACCAGGAGTAAGCGTTGTGGTAAAAGGTACCAACAACGGAGCAGTTACAGATTTTGACGGTTTATACACAATTAATGCGGAATCTAATGCCGTTTTAGTATTCACCTATATTGGCTTTAAATCCAAAGAAGTAGCTGTTGGTGGTAAGCAGACCATAGATGTAACACTCCAAGAAGATGTTTCTGCACTAGACGAAGTTGTAGTAATAGGCTATGGTGCTCAGAAGAAGAAAGAGCTAACAGGAGCTGTGGCTCAGGTGAAATCAGAAGAATTATTAAAAACATCAACATCAGACATTGGTGCTGCTTTACAAGGCCAGATTGCTGGGGTAAATGTTACAGCAAGTTCAGGAGCTCCTGGTTCTGAAGCGAACGTAATGATTCGTGGACTTACATCTATTAATGGAGCGAATAGGCCACTGTACGTTGTAGATGGTATCCCTTTTGATGGAGATCCAAAATTGAGTATCAATGAAATTGAAACTATAGATGTATTAAAAGATGGGGCTTCTGCCGCAATCTATGGTACTAGAGGTGCTGCTGGTGTAATCTTAATTACTACTAAGAAAGGAAAAGAAGGCCAGATGAAAATAGCCGTAGATAGTTATTACGGTCTACAGACTATTACTTCTGCAACTCCATTACTTAATGTAGAGGATAAGTTGTATGTCCAATTTTTGCAAGGTTCAGCATTGAACAGCAGTAGTTATGGTAACACATGGACCACAATAGAGCAAAGTCCTCACTTTCTTACAAACAATACGGATTTGGTACAACTTGTTCAAAATGACATGGCGCCAATTCAAAACCATAGCCTTTCACTTTCTGGTGGAAAAGATGGTCTTACTTACAACGTAACGGGTAATTATTTTGACCAAGAGGGCGTAATTATCAAATCTGGATATGACCGCTTTAATGTTAGGGCTAATACCCAGTTCGTAAAAGGAAAATGGAACATTACAACAGGTTTGTCTTTTAGGGTAGAAAATAGGGAACATGCTCCATGGGGTCTACTTGGTGATGCTATAAAGTATACTGCATACAGTCCAAACATAGACCCGGGTTCTAGTGTTTTAGATAATGCAGGACCTGATGGTAACGGAGCTACCAATCTATCTTATTTGGGATACAGATTTTTACAAGAGGATAATCAAGAGAACAATTATTTTGATGGCAACTTGAGTTTAACTTATAGCTTTACAGATAACTTAAAGTTTACTTCAAGAATTGCAACAAGCTACGATAATGGAACAAGAATTACCATAAATCCAAAATTCACAGCATATAGAGATGACGGAACAGAGGTAACTTCACAGCGCTCAAAGGTTAGAAATATGAGCTCACTAGCAAAGAAATTTACGTGGGAGAATATATTGAACTATCAAAAAAGTTTTGGAGATCATAATATAAATTTTACGGGAGTTTATTCTTCAGAGAAGTATAACTATTCAGAGTTTTTTGCTGAGAAAAGTGATTTAGCTTCAAATGATGTAGTTGTTCTTAACGGCGCAACATCAGATCCAAATGTAGGATCAGGAAACAATCAATGGACTCAAGATCGCGAAAGTACTTTAATTGGTATGTTGGCCAGACTTCAGTACAATTATAAAGGCAAGTATCTTTTGAGCGCAGCTGTTAGAAGAGATGGATCTTCTCGTTTTAAAGAAGAGCCATGGGGTGTATTTCCTTCTGTCTCTGCAGGTTGGAATGTTTCTGACGAAAAGTTCTGGAATCCTTTAAAGAGTACCGTGTCTTCGTTTAAATTAAGAGCTAGTAGAGGTACCACTGGTAACCAAGGTATTGCTGATTATTCCTATACGCCTACAATTACACTGGATAATGATTATGTTCTAGGTGTTGCAACCAATCAAAATTTAATTTTAGGGGCTACTCAAACCGGATTTGCCAATCCTAAGGTACGTTGGGAAACATCGGTATCGTTAAACGGTGGTTTCGACATGGGCTTTTTTGATAATAAATTGACACTTTCAGGAGATATTTACGAAACCAAGAAACAAGATATGTTATTTCCTGTTTTGTTACCTCCAACAGCAGGAGGCGGTAATAATGCTGAAGTAGTTTTAAATGTTGGCGATATGACCAACAAGGGTGTCGAATTCGCCATGAATTATCAACATTCAGGTAAAGTGTCATGGAACGCTGGGCTTACTTACACCAGAAATGATAATATCATTACCAAAATGAGCGGTAGTAACAAAATCATATATTTTGATGATAGTAGTATTTCTGGGCATGACAATGATCAGGATTTGGTTACCGCTTTGGCAGAAGGTTATGAAGGTGGAGCTTTCTTTTTGGTGGAGACTGCCGGTACTATTAAAACCGAGGAAGAATTGGCTACGTACCAAGCGATTGTTCCAGATGCCAAAATAGGAGACTTAAAATATGTAGATTTTGATAAAGACGGAACGATTGGTATTGGTGACCGTCAATATATGGGTAGTGGTACTCCAGAATTTGAAATGGGCTTTAACTTTTCAGCCAATTACAAAGCATTAGATTTCTCAATGCAATGGTATGGTTCATTCGGTGCCGAAATCATAAACGGGAACAAAGCCTTGGCTTATAAGGTAGGGAACCACCAAGATTTGGTATACCAATGGACACCGCAAAATAGCACATCGGATATTCCAGTAAATAGAAATGCAACCCACAACAATTATAGAGGCCAAACAGATTACTGGTTGGATGATGGCACTTTTGTAAGGTTGCGTAATATTTCTTTAGGATATACGATTCCTAGAGATTATACCGAAAAACTAGGCATAACAAAATTCAGAATATACGTTGCGGCACAGAACCCGTTAACGATTACCAAATATGATGGATATGATCCAGAAGTGGGTAATAACGGCCTAAGTACACGAGGAATCGATAAGGGAACTTATCCGGTAAGCTCCCAAATACGAACCGGGCTTCAAATTGAATTTTAA
- a CDS encoding RagB/SusD family nutrient uptake outer membrane protein: MKTTITKRLLFILVPMLAILGCSDDFLEQTNPNQISTETFWKDNGDLEQGLVASYKGFANSNTINLVGELARTDLAWSSGYQRPNNTNEYYLQVFNEASSVPNNKWSANYTAIFRANQVIEAAAVLAETYTTEKEIEDGLVILAQARFLRGYLYFNLYNSFNGGAVPIYDFVPIEENEFYQVVSPAEDVKKFYLEDLKFAAENLPISWEDKDKGRVTAGAAVAVLGQSYLYEGDYETASTNFKNVIDNFGYSLTPNIGSNFTTMDEFNEESILEVGYSLDFKNELGPWDGRDVANSAYVRQFTGGAGTWFGAVVANWLILEYRNEPLDFSDPRNKVIDEEGNEGFRKFSLRTSWSVALVDDTDMGYYLRDETGQASNFNVKMTAFWRKHTNWDITRSEEELSPGKVRSGVNERLIRLAEIYLQYAETQIKLGNVDEALTYINKVRRRSGVQLLGLAGTGEFPANDHDNVAYDAQSLMEHLMYKELPLELSAEGDGNRNIDLRRWGIKAERFKELAQKRYAADHYPLLDEDGKEVTRWASIVKELPAGDPDIDENWNEFQQAAVNYNSSIHEYWPLPNSEIISNPQLNN; the protein is encoded by the coding sequence ATGAAAACAACGATAACAAAACGGTTACTTTTTATACTAGTGCCCATGTTAGCAATTTTGGGCTGTTCAGATGATTTTCTGGAACAGACCAATCCAAATCAGATTTCTACAGAAACGTTTTGGAAAGACAATGGAGATTTAGAACAAGGCTTAGTCGCGAGTTATAAGGGTTTCGCGAATTCAAATACTATAAATTTAGTTGGCGAACTTGCTAGAACTGACTTAGCCTGGTCAAGTGGTTATCAGCGACCAAATAATACAAACGAGTATTACTTACAGGTTTTTAATGAAGCTTCTTCTGTACCTAACAATAAGTGGAGTGCAAACTATACAGCTATTTTTAGGGCAAATCAAGTCATTGAGGCGGCTGCTGTGTTGGCAGAAACCTATACTACGGAAAAAGAGATAGAAGATGGGTTGGTCATCCTTGCGCAAGCACGGTTTCTAAGAGGCTATTTGTACTTTAATCTATATAACTCTTTTAACGGGGGAGCTGTACCAATTTATGATTTTGTACCTATAGAAGAAAATGAATTTTACCAAGTGGTTTCACCAGCAGAGGATGTAAAGAAATTTTATTTAGAAGATTTAAAATTTGCTGCGGAAAATTTACCGATTTCATGGGAGGATAAAGACAAAGGCCGTGTAACTGCGGGTGCAGCCGTAGCGGTTTTAGGGCAATCCTATCTTTATGAAGGTGATTATGAAACCGCTTCCACAAATTTTAAAAATGTGATTGACAATTTTGGGTATTCTTTGACTCCAAATATTGGTAGCAACTTTACTACTATGGATGAGTTTAACGAAGAATCTATTTTAGAAGTAGGGTATTCTTTAGATTTCAAAAATGAGTTAGGTCCTTGGGATGGTAGAGATGTTGCAAATTCAGCATATGTTAGACAATTTACAGGAGGAGCAGGAACATGGTTCGGAGCTGTTGTTGCCAACTGGTTAATATTAGAATATAGAAATGAACCTTTAGATTTCTCAGACCCTAGAAATAAGGTTATTGATGAAGAGGGTAATGAAGGCTTTAGAAAGTTTAGTTTAAGAACATCTTGGTCAGTTGCTTTGGTTGACGATACGGATATGGGGTATTACCTGAGAGACGAAACAGGACAAGCCTCAAATTTTAATGTTAAAATGACTGCATTTTGGAGAAAACACACCAACTGGGACATCACTAGGTCTGAGGAAGAGCTGTCACCTGGTAAAGTTAGATCAGGTGTTAATGAGCGTTTAATTCGTTTAGCAGAAATCTATTTGCAATATGCAGAAACTCAGATAAAATTAGGCAACGTAGATGAAGCACTTACCTATATCAACAAAGTACGTAGAAGATCAGGAGTTCAATTGTTGGGCTTGGCAGGAACCGGAGAGTTCCCAGCAAACGATCATGACAATGTTGCTTACGATGCCCAAAGTTTAATGGAGCATCTTATGTATAAGGAATTGCCGTTGGAGCTTTCTGCAGAAGGTGACGGTAACAGAAATATTGATCTTAGAAGATGGGGCATAAAGGCAGAACGTTTTAAAGAGCTTGCCCAAAAACGTTATGCAGCAGATCATTATCCCCTTTTGGATGAGGATGGTAAAGAGGTTACCAGATGGGCTTCTATTGTAAAGGAATTACCAGCAGGTGATCCGGATATTGATGAAAATTGGAATGAGTTTCAACAGGCTGCGGTGAATTACAATTCATCAATCCATGAATATTGGCCTTTACCAAATTCAGAAATCATATCTAACCCTCAATTGAATAATTAG
- a CDS encoding family 16 glycosylhydrolase yields MSLNPLKLVFCCALLYSCGTSSKFDNSSELPVTQNQIEEEEKEIEPVQEISEEVDYKEIPVPADAGVDMTWEFQEISDDFKYDAPADNKGDKFLEKWDDFYHNHWSGPGLTEWKREHSYVANGQLQMWATRKPSSEKINMGCITSKTRVVYPVYIEARAKVMNSTLASDVWLLSEDDTQEIDILEAYGADYSESAQKEQSYFSKKIHISHHVFIREPFQDYQPKDAGTWFEDGTVWNKDFHTYGVYWKNPWYLEYYIDGVLVRTVSGKDMIDPKYFTNTSDPGNIEVDTRTGLSKEMDIIINTEDQTWRSTPASGLQSQTVTPTDGELENLDNNTFKVDWIRIYKPVAK; encoded by the coding sequence ATGAGCTTAAATCCACTGAAATTGGTGTTTTGCTGTGCCTTATTGTATAGTTGCGGTACCAGTTCAAAATTTGATAATTCGTCCGAATTACCTGTTACGCAAAATCAGATTGAGGAAGAAGAAAAAGAAATAGAGCCTGTGCAAGAAATATCCGAAGAAGTTGACTATAAAGAAATTCCTGTACCGGCAGATGCCGGGGTGGATATGACATGGGAGTTTCAAGAAATTTCCGATGATTTTAAGTATGATGCTCCTGCGGATAATAAAGGAGATAAATTCCTTGAAAAGTGGGATGATTTTTATCATAACCACTGGAGCGGACCGGGCCTTACGGAATGGAAAAGAGAACATTCTTATGTGGCAAACGGGCAATTACAAATGTGGGCCACGCGTAAACCAAGCTCAGAAAAGATTAATATGGGCTGTATTACTTCAAAAACGCGAGTAGTTTATCCTGTTTACATAGAAGCACGTGCAAAGGTTATGAACTCAACCCTAGCTTCAGATGTGTGGTTGTTAAGTGAAGATGACACCCAAGAAATAGATATCCTTGAGGCCTATGGAGCAGACTATTCTGAAAGTGCCCAAAAAGAGCAATCCTATTTTTCAAAAAAAATACATATTAGTCATCATGTATTTATTAGGGAACCTTTTCAAGACTATCAACCAAAAGATGCAGGAACTTGGTTTGAAGACGGTACCGTATGGAATAAAGATTTCCATACCTATGGTGTCTACTGGAAAAACCCATGGTATTTAGAGTATTATATAGATGGGGTATTAGTGCGCACCGTTTCAGGAAAGGATATGATAGACCCTAAATACTTTACGAACACATCAGACCCCGGAAACATAGAAGTAGATACCCGTACCGGTCTCAGTAAAGAAATGGATATCATTATAAACACCGAAGACCAAACCTGGCGATCTACACCAGCATCAGGATTACAATCTCAAACGGTTACCCCAACTGATGGAGAGTTAGAGAATTTAGATAACAATACGTTTAAAGTAGATTGGATCCGAATTTATAAACCGGTTGCAAAGTAA